The Solea senegalensis isolate Sse05_10M linkage group LG9, IFAPA_SoseM_1, whole genome shotgun sequence genome has a segment encoding these proteins:
- the kif13a gene encoding kinesin-like protein KIF13A isoform X15, which produces MSDTKVKVAVRVRPMNRREIELNTKCVVDMEDNQTVLHPPPSNTKGENRKQPKVFAFDHCFWSMDESNVPKYAGQEVVFKCLGEGILENAFQGYNACIFAYGQTGSGKSFSMMGNGEQPGLIPRLCCSLFERVHRESNEAHTFKVEVSFMEIYNEKVRDLLDPKGSRQSLKVREHKVLGPYVDGLSQLAVTNFEDIEVLMSEGNKSRTVAATNMNEESSRSHAVFSIIVTQTLYDLQSGNSGEKVSKMSLVDLAGSERVSKTGAAGERLKEGSNINKSLTTLGCVISALADQSAGKGKAKFVPYRDSVLTWLLKDNLGGNSKTAMIATVSPAADNYEETLSTLRYADRAKRIVNHAVVNEDPNARIIRELREEVEKLKVQLSQAESMKAPELKEKLHESEKLILEMTVTWEEKLRKTEEIATERQKQLESMGISLETSGIKVGEDKCFLVNLNADPALNELLVYYLKEHTRVGADTSQDIQLFGIGIQSEHCVLELCPDGDVTLMPIENARTCVNGTMIDSLVHLWHGDRILWGNNHFFRINLPKRKRRDRLKELERASPRESFVEADVETASEASSEQDYSYEFAQMEVIMKTLGNNDPMQNVVQVLEKQYLEEKRTALEEQRMMYERELESLRQQLSPEKATQHHRSNSDRLTFPTHSPHGKLRLWTDDRDELFRQSLSRLREQVVKANTLVREANFLAEEMNKLTDYQVTLQIPAANLSANRKRGVIVSEPAIQVRRKGKGTQVWTIEKLENKLVDMRDHYRDWREGTEELHNKANSKHCDPFYEAQENHNLIGVANIFLECLFHDVKLQYAVPIISQQGEVAGRLHIELMRVSGAVPERQSGGDDSSENSSESSCYEVMDTNGEIVHMAKRLTCRVQIREATGLPLNLSNFVFCQYTFWEHGEPTVAPPMVSPDRPSPRSPDAQFTVQFDHCKDYVVHVTEEFLEFISDGALAIEVWGHRCAGNGRSLWELDALEAKTQTLRDRWREVSRRIELLLSIQELNEQGEYSSVELHLAKDGSTGGVFQLRQGHSRRLHVCVKPVQNSGTLPLLVEAVLSVSIGCVSVRSTKLQRPLDSYQREAEEDMDSYQEEDLNCVRERWSDALIKRREYLDEQIKKIINKHEKSEEDIEREARLVEQWVGLTEERNAVLVPAPGSGIPGAPADWTPPAGMEAHIPVLFLDLNADNLTVNEQLTGPHAAGVNSILPKEHGSQFFYLPIIRHSDEEVLAVCSWDSSIHDSVHLNRVTSPNERIYLIIKATVQLSHPASMELVLRKRIAVNIYNKQSFTQSLKRRMSLKNSLYSCGVTYEIVSNIPKASEEPEERETLALMAARGESEETQDGETYIEKYTRGVLEVENILSLERLRQAVTVKEALANKGRHLRRSISTPNVQHSSCSKTDLTGCEDEDYKDHCDHVDNSNYNPQDGSLCSTPVKSRENQGLPPESPTFFNSSPFKVISPQPPKFLKCLLPVKEENKAKKVLEARPLLGQEDSEDEETDVDVNLDQRPQDHSRLQPYVPEDFANFEIYNATLDNQEGLLPSCSDLKGSRCGGGSGEKLVSRSPTTSSCTSGYFSHSASNATLSDMPFSASESSDHLSCTSRDLQEPLGCQAGRGCTQTKSVSAGTDTLQSRLSADVAQDLLTQTQGSSPVSIPNCTDKQQTFPLPHSGVLSTSLEFSDFKGADDSIAESDLAHFTEGWEQERLKQKKPDAIEACDNGSQPSSVVCGIIDTSNAICSLPESEDAVNVPMCCSDTTLVCTSVRAPNNVPDKVPAPSQCHTIPSASIPPPVSPSPLARVSAVTSSAPALRGGGEPPIQEPAQGDLPHGSPCPSPNPSSAEPSGDSSGDESTPAAQLPDWMAPGEQVWVGKRRGTVHYVGGVEFAKGIWIGVKLDMAVGKHNGTVQGRVYFRCPPGHGVFVKPSRLTRGPLSMDTEPQTLIR; this is translated from the exons GAAACAACCTAAG GTGTTCGCTTTTGACCACTGTTTCTGGTCCATGGATGAGTCGAACGTACCCAAATATGCTG GTCAAGAGGTGGTGTTCAAGTGCCTTGGAGAGGGAATACTTGAAAATGCATTCCAGGGATATAATGCCTGCATATTTGCATATGGACAAACAG GTTCAGGTAAATCCTTTTCCATGATGGGGAATGGGGAGCAGCCGGGTTTAATCCCTCGACTCTGCTGCTCGCTGTTTGAGAGGGTCCACAGGGAATCCAACGAGGCCCATACTTTTAAGGTGGAAGTGTCTTTCATGGAGATTTACAATGAGAAGGTCCGTGACCTGCTTGATCCCAAAGG GAGCCGTCAATCGCTGAAAGTTCGGGAACACAAGGTCCTGGGTCCGTACGTAGATGGTCTGTCTCAGCTGGCAGTGACCAACTTCGAG GACATCGAGGTGCTGATGTCTGAGGGCAACAAGTCTCGCACAGTTGCAGCCACCAACATGAACGAGGAGAGCAGTCGCTCACATGCTGTCTTCAGCATCattgtcacacaaacactttatgATCTACAGTCTGGG AATTCCGGGGAGAAAGTGAGCAAGATGAGTCTGGTTGACCTGGCAGGAAGCGAGAGAGTGTCTAAAACTGGAGCTGCTGGGGAGAGACTTAAAGAGGGCAGCAACATAAACAA ATCACTCACCACATTAGGCTGCGTGATTTCTGCTCTGGCTGATCAGTCTGCGGGAAAAGGGAAGGCCAAGTTTGTACCTTACAGAGACTCAGTCCTCACCTGGCTACTGAAG GACAACCTTGGCGGCAACAGCAAGACAGCCATGATAGCCACAGTGAGTCCAGCAGCTGACAACTACGAGGAGACGCTGTCCACACTTCGCTACGCAGACAGGGCCAAGAGAATCGTCAACCATGCCGTCGTGAATGAGGACCCTAACGCTCGAATCATCAGAGAGctgagggaggaggtggagaagctCAAGGTTCAGCTCTCTCAGGCTGag TCCATGAAGGCTCCTGAACTGAAGGAGAAACTGCACGAGTCTGAGAAGCTCATTCTGGAGATGACTGTCACTTGGGAGGAGAAgctgagaaagacagaggagattgccact GAGCGTCAGAAGCAGCTGGAGAGCATGGGCATCTCTTTGGAAACCTCTGGGATTAAAGTGGGAGAAGATAAGTGTTTCCTGGTCAATCTCAATGCTGATCCTGCCCTGaatgagctgctggtctactacCTGAAG GAGCACACGCGTGTGGGTGCAGACACATCTCAGGACATCCAGCTCTTTGGTATTGGGATCCAGTCAGAGCACTGTGTCCTGGAACTGTGCCCAGATGGTGATGTCACCCTGATGCCCATAGAGAATGCCAG GACCTGTGTGAACGGAACAATGATCGACTCCttggtgcacctgtggcacggGGATCGTATCTTATGGGGCAATAACCACTTCTTCAG GATAAATCTGCCTAAACGAAAGCGACGGGACCGCTTGAAGGAGCTGGAGAGAGCTTCCCCCAGAGAGAGCTTTGTCGAGGCAGATGTGGAGACGGCTAGTGAGGCCTCTTCTGAGCAGGACTACAGCTATGAGTTTGCCCAGATGGAGGTCATAATGAAGACTCTTGGGAACAATG ACCCCATGCAGAATGTGGTCCAAGTGCTGGAGAAGCAGTACCTGGAGGAGAAGCGGACGGcgctggaggagcagaggatGATGTATGAGCGAGAGCTCGAGTCACTGCGGCAACAGCTGTCTCCTGAGAAAGCAACGCAACACCACCGCAGCAACAGCGATCGCCTCACGTTCCCGACGCACTCGCCACACGGCAAGCTGCGACTGTGGACGGATGACCG agATGAGCTTTTTCGCCAGAGTCTTTCTCGGCTCAGGGAGCAGGTCGTGAAAGCCAACACCTTGGTGCGAGAAGCCAACTTTTTGGCAGAGGAGATGAACAAACTGACCGACTATCAGGTCACCCTTCAGATTCCCGCAGCCAACCTCAGCGCCAACCGCAAG CGTGGAGTAATAGTGAGTGAGCCGGCCATCCAGGTGCGTAGGAAAGGGAAGGGGACCCAGGTGTGGACCATAGAGAAGCTGGAGAACAAACTAGTGGACATGAGAGACCATTACAGGGACTGGAGGGAAGGCACCGAGGAGTtg cacaacaagGCAAATAGTAAGCACTGTGATCCCTTCTATGAGGCACAAGAGAACCACAACCTGATAGGAGTGGCCAACATCTTTCTGGAGTGCCTTTTCCATGATGTTAAACTGCAGTATGCTGTGCCCATCATCAGCCAGCAGGGAGAG GTAGCAGGCAGGTTACACATTGAGCTGATGAGAGTCAGCGGTGCTGTACCCGAGCGTCAGTCTGGGGGAGACGACTCGTCAGAAAACTCCAGTGAGAGTAGTTGCTATGAGGTCATGGACACCAACGGGGAGATTGTCCACATGGCCAAGAGGCTCACCTGCAGG GTGCAGATCAGGGAGGCTACAGGTCTGCCACTCAACTTGTCCAACTTTGTGTTCTGTCAGTACACCTTCTGGGAGCATGGTGAGCCCACTGTGGCTCCTCCCATGGTCAGCCCAGACAGACCTTCCCCTCGAAGCCCAGACGCCCAGTTCACTGTTCAGTTTGATCACTGCAAG GACTACGTTGTGCACGTCACAGAAGAGTTCTTAGAGTTCATATCAGACGGCGCATTAGCCATTGAAGTGTGGGGTCACCGCTGTGCTGGGAATGGACGTTCACTCTGGGAGTTAGACGCACTAGAGGCCAAGACTCAGACGCTCCGAGACAG GTGGAGGGAAGTGTCTCGCAGGATCGAGCTGTTGCTCTCCATCCAGGAGCTGAATGAGCAGGGAGAATATTCATCTGTGGAGCTGCATTTGGCAAAAGACGGCAGCACAGGAGGAGTCTTCCAACTAAGACAG GGTCACTCTCGGAGGCTGCATGTGTGCGTGAAACCAGTCCAGAACTCAGGCACTCTGCCTCTGCTGGTGGAGGCCGTGCTCTCTGTCTCTATTGGCTGTGTGTCGGTGCGTTCCACCAAACTGCAGAGACCCCTCGACAGCTACCAG AGAGAGGCGGAAGAGGATATGGATAGTTATCAG GAGGAAGATCTCAACTGTGTTAGAGAGCGCTGGTCAGACGCTCTGATCAAACGCCGGGAGTACCTTGATGAACAAATCAAGAAAATCATCAACAAACATG AAAAGTCTGAGGAGGACATTGAGCGTGAAGCTCGGCTGGTGGAGCAGTGGGTTGGACTGACTGAAGAGAGAAATGCAGTGCTGGTACCTGCACCTGGCAGTGGCATCCCTGGAGCTCCTGCTGACTG GACTCCACCTGCAGGAATGGAAGCGCACATCCCGGTGCTTTTCCTGGATTTGAATG CGGATAATCTGACGGTGAACGAGCAGCTGACAGGCCCACATGCTGCAGGCGTTAACTCCATCCTGCCTAAGGAGCACGGAAGCCAGTTCTTCTATCTGCCCATCATCAGGCACAGTGACGAGGAG GTTCTGGCCGTGTGCTCCTGGGACTCATCCATCCATGATTCTGTGCACCTCAACCGGGTCACGTCTCCAAATGAACGCATCTACCTGATCATCAAAGCCACCGTGCAGCTCAGCCACCCTGCCTCCATGGAGCTGGTGCTGCGAAAGCGCATCGCCGtcaacatttataacaaacaG AGTTTCACTCAGAGTCTCAAGAGAAGAATGTCTCTCAAGAATTCACTCTACTCCTGTGGTGTGACTTACGAAATCGTCTCCAACATACCAAAG GCCTCAGAGGAGCCAGAGGAGCGGGAAACTTTGGCCCTCATGGCTGCTCGCGGTGAAAGCGAGGAGACTCAGGACGGGGAAACCTACATAGAGAAATACACACGGGGGGTCTTGGAAGTGGAGAACATCCTCAGTCTGGAAAGGTTACGGCAG GCTGTGACCGTGAAGGAAGCACTCGCCAACAAGGGGAGACATCTAAGAAGGAGCATCAGCACGCCTAATGTACAGCAT tcctcGTGCAGTAAAACGGACTTGACTGGCTGTGAGGATGAAGATTATAAA gATCACTGTGATCATGTGGACAACTCCAACTACAATCCCCAGGATGGCTCTCTTTGCAGCACACCCGTCAAAAGCAGGGAGAACCAAG GTTTGCCTCCAGAGAGTCCCACCTTTTTCAATTCCAGCCCCTTTAAAGTTATTTCGCCTCAGCCACCAAAGTTCCTCAAGTGTCTGCTGCCTGTCAAAGAGGAGAACAAGGCAAAGAAAGTACTGGAGGCTCGACCACTGCTGGGACAAGAG GACTCGGAGGATGAGGAGACAGATGTAGATGTGAACCTGGATCAGCGCCCTCAGGATCACAGCCGCCTCCAGCCTTACGTCCCCGAGGACTTTGCTAACTTTGAGATCTACAATGCCACGCTGGACAACCAGGAGGGGCTTCTGCCCTCCTGCTCTGACTTAAAGGGAAGCAGGTGTGGAGGTggcagtggagagaaactgGTGTCCCGAAGCCCCACAACCAGCAGTTGCACCAGTGGTTACTTTTCACACAGTGCCTCCAATGCCACGCTATCTGACATGCCTTTCAGTGCCAGTGAGAGCTCTGACCACCTCAGCTGCACCTCCAGAGACCTCCAGGAGCCCCTGGGCTGTCAGGCTGGACGAGGCTGCACCCAAACCAAAAGTGTTTCTGCAGGGactgacacgctgcagtctcgTCTCTCTGCAGACGTGGCCCAGGATCTGCTCACCCAAACTCAGGGCTCCTCACCCGTTAGTATTCCTAATTGCACAGACAAACAGCAAACATTCCCTCTGCCTCACAGCGGTGTTCTCAGCACCAGCCTGGAGTTCTCTGACTTTAAAGGGGCCGATGACAGTATTGCAGAGAGCGATTTAGCACATTTTACAGAGGGATGGGAGCAGGAGCGTTTGAAGCAGAAGAAACCCGATGCTATCGAAGCTTGTGACAATGGCAGTCAACCCTCCTCTGTTGTCTGTGGTATTATCGACACATCTAATGCAATATGCAGTCTTCCTGAAAGTGAAGACGCTGTTAATGTACCAATGTGTTGCTCTGACACAACTTTAGTTTGCACTTCAGTCAGAGCCCCGAATAATGTGCCTGACAAAGTACCAGCACCATCGCAATGCCACACAATTCCATCTGCATCAATCCCACCTCCAGTGTCGCCGTCTCCACTCGCACGCGTGTCTGCAGTCACGTCCTCTGCCCCAGCTttgcgaggaggaggagaacctCCCATCCAGGAGCCAGCACAGGGAGATCTGCCCCACGGGAGTCCCTGTCCCAGCCCCAACCCCAGCAGTGCTGAGCCCTCGGGGGACTCCAGCGGGGATGAGAGCACTCCTGCCGCTCAACTGCCTGACTGGATGGCTCCTGGGGAGCAAGTGTGGGtggggaagaggagaggaacagTCCACTATGTTGGAGGGGTCGAATTTGCGAAGGGTATCTGGATTGGGGTGAAGCTGGACATGGCAGTGG GTAAGCATAACGGGACTGTCCAGGGCAGAGTTTACTTCCGCTGCCCCCCGGGCCATGGCGTGTTTGTCAAACCATCTCGTCTCACCAGAGGACCACTCTCCATGGACACAGAACCCCAGACTCTGATCAGATAA